A genomic segment from Glycine max cultivar Williams 82 chromosome 1, Glycine_max_v4.0, whole genome shotgun sequence encodes:
- the LOC113002302 gene encoding uncharacterized mitochondrial protein AtMg00820-like, with protein MVQDDMSNEVYHNDDDPKSYEEAMRSSDCNKWQKAMESEIESMKINKVWTLVETSKDIKPIGCKWVYMKKIGADGKVETYKAHLVAKGYRQHEGIYYDETFSPMAMLKSIQILLAIATYYDYEIWKMDVKTVERGSVHDTT; from the coding sequence atggTGCAAGATGACATGTCAAATGAGGTTTATCATAATGATGATGACCCTAAGAGCTATGAAGAGGCCATGAGAAGCTCGGATTGCAACAAATGGCAAAAAGCCATGGAATCTGAAATAGAATCAATGAAGATCAACAAAGTATGGACTTTAGTTGAAACATCAAAGGATATAAAaccaattggttgtaaatgggttTACATGAAAAAGATTGGAGCAGATGGAAAGGTCGAGACCTATAAAGCTCACCTTGTTGCTAAAGGATATCGTCAACATGAAGGAATATATTATGACGAAACATTTTCTCCTATGGCAATGCTCAAATCAATTCAGATTCTACTTGCCATAGCAACATACTATGATTATGAGATATGgaaaatggatgtgaaaacagtTGAAAGAGGAAGTGTACATGACACAACCTGA